The sequence TATCTATCAATCACATGCTTGGTCAGGACTAGTCATAGCCCTAGTGTGATCGATGCCACGCGGTGTCACAGTGCAGAGACAGCCCACATCCACCGCCTCTGGAGGTAGAGCATGACCGCGTCGACCACCGACAACCTGCACCATGTGAATTCGGTATTGGCAGATGCGGTCGTCGACGACCGCGAAGCAGGTGTCTACCGGGCGAACCGTCGCATCTTCACCGACGAGGACATCTTCGAACTCGAGATGAAGCACATCTTCGAGGGCAACTGGATCTATCTGGCCCACGAGAGTCAGCTACCCGAGCCGGGCGACTACTTCACGACCTACATCGGCCGGCAGCCGGTGATGATCACACGTGACAAGGACGGCGAACTGCATTGCCTGATCAATGCGTGCGCGCACCGCGGCGCGATGATCTGCCGGCGCAAGACCGACAACCGGATGACCCTCACCTGCCCGTTCCACGGATGGACCTTCCGCAACGACGGAACGTTGCTGAAGGTGAAGGACCCCGAGGACGCCGGGTATCCGGATACCTTCAACGTCAACGGTTCTCACAACCTCACCAAGGTGGCCCGATTCGACAGCTACCGCGGGTTCCTGTTCGGCAGCCTCAATCCCGACGTGCTGCCCCTCGACGAGCACCTCGGCGACACCCGGACCATCATCGACATGCTGGTCGACCAGTCGCCCGAGGGCCTCGAGGTGGTTCGCGGAGCATCGACATACACCTACGACGGCAACTGGAAAGTCCAGGCGGAGAACGGCGCCGACGGCTACCACGTGACCGCCACCCACTGGAACTACGCCGCCACCACGTCACGGCGCAACACCGGCGAATCGAAGAACGACACGAAGGCCCTCG is a genomic window of Gordonia sp. SID5947 containing:
- the benA gene encoding benzoate 1,2-dioxygenase large subunit translates to MTASTTDNLHHVNSVLADAVVDDREAGVYRANRRIFTDEDIFELEMKHIFEGNWIYLAHESQLPEPGDYFTTYIGRQPVMITRDKDGELHCLINACAHRGAMICRRKTDNRMTLTCPFHGWTFRNDGTLLKVKDPEDAGYPDTFNVNGSHNLTKVARFDSYRGFLFGSLNPDVLPLDEHLGDTRTIIDMLVDQSPEGLEVVRGASTYTYDGNWKVQAENGADGYHVTATHWNYAATTSRRNTGESKNDTKALDAGGWGKSGGGYWSYPNGHLCLWTWAANPQDRPLWDKMDELKKEFGDAKGEFMVKGSRNLCLYPNVYLMDQFSTQIRHFRPIAPDKTEVTIYCIAPKGESDAARTHRIRQYEDFFNASGMATPDDLEEFRSCQLTFRAEAAPWNDMSRGAEHWLTGPDPVAETLGMTGVISAGMKNEDEGLYPVQHGYWLETMRKAAEAEASSSTVA